A region from the Medicago truncatula cultivar Jemalong A17 chromosome 6, MtrunA17r5.0-ANR, whole genome shotgun sequence genome encodes:
- the LOC11414505 gene encoding WAT1-related protein At1g43650, with protein sequence MKTSLLGFMTILEKNKPYIAMLFIQFVYAGMALLSKAAISKGMSPYVFVVYRQIFASLALSPFAYFDSKHATPLSCNLLCKLFLVSLVGLTASSNLYYVAINYTSATFAAASTNTIPSITFIMAVIIGVETISIKYMHGMAKILGSILSLSGAIVFALVKGPSIDFIRWHHENQNHNSHSFTKIHSKGDNIKGSLMMLSANTGWSLWLILQGFIVKQYPAKFRLTIIQCFFSFIQSGILAIAMERNPSAWKLGWDFHLLSVAYCGIIVTAICYWLQVCTVETKGPVFTAMFTPLALVLTAIFSAIWWKETLFWGSIGGTVLLVLGLYSVLWGKNKEGVIVKEENFEDGQAKAGTKLECVIQS encoded by the exons ATGAAAACTAGTTTGCTAGGGTTTATGACAATCTTGGAAAAAAATAAACCCTATATTGCAAtgctttttattcaatttgtatATGCAGGAATGGCTCTTCTTTCAAAAGCAGCCATTTCTAAAGGAATGAGTCCTTATGTGTTTGTTGTTTATCGTCAAATCTTTGCATCACTTGCTTTATCTCCATTTGCTTATTTTGACAG TAAGCATGCTACTCCTTTGTCATGCAACTTGTTGTGCaaattgtttctagtttcccttGTTGG GTTAACAGCAAGTTCAAACCTCTACTATGTTGCAATAAACTATACCTCTGCAACATTTGCTGCTGCAAGCACAAACACAATCCCTTCCATTACTTTCATCATGGCTGTTATAATTGG GGTTGaaacaatttcaataaaatacatGCATGGAATGGCAAAGATTTTGGGCTCTATTCTATCCCTTTCAGGGGCTATAGTATTTGCATTAGTCAAAGGACCTTCAATAGATTTCATAAGGTGGCatcatgaaaatcaaaatcataattctCACTCATTCACTAAGATTCATTCCAAAGGAGATAACATTAAAGGCTCTCTTATGATGCTCTCAGCAAATACTGGTTGGTCATTATGGCTTATTTTGCAG GGATTTATTGTAAAGCAATATCCAGCAAAATTCAGGCTCACTATTATACAATGCTTCTTTAGCTTCATACAATCAGGAATTTTGGCTATTGCAATGGAGAGGAATCCTTCTGCATGGAAACTAGGATGggattttcatcttctttctgtGGCTTACTGT GGTATAATTGTAACGGCCATTTGTTATTGGCTGCAAGTATGCACTGTAGAAACGAAAGGTCCAGTGTTCACTGCCATGTTCACCCCTCTAGCTCTTGTACTCACAGCAATTTTCTCAGCAATTTGGTGGAAAGAAACACTCTTTTGGGGAAG TATTGGTGGCACAGTTTTGCTAGTGCTTGGACTCTATAGTGTCTTGTGGGGGAAGAATAAGGAGGGTGTAATTGTAAAAGAAGAAAACTTTGAAGATGGACAAGCAAAAGCAGGGACCAAATTGGAGTGCGTTATACAGTCTTGA